CCCGTTTTCCGCGTAACCGGGCCACGCCAGGATGTTCAGCGCGCCCTCGGGCTGGCCGAGCTGGGACAGGGCTTCGAGCTTGGGCGGGGTGAACGCCCCGCCGCCCGCACTGGACGAGCTGGTGCTCGACGTCCCGCAGGCCGCCAGGGCGGTGCCCGCGCACATCACCCCCGCGATCAGGCGCAGGGTCCGGCTGTTGCGCATGGATTGGCTCCTTCGGATTGTTTCTGAGCGGTGGAACGGAAGTCGCGCGGCCGTGGGCCGCTTGCTCACTGGTCGTTGATGCGGAAGTTGTGTTCCTGCCGCCAGGACAGGCGGACCCGGTTGTCGGCGAGGTCGAGTGGTGCGCCGGCGTTCTGCCGGACCACCGAGAGCTGCCCGCCGACGTCGAGCGCGACGACGTAGCGGACGGTGGCGCCGGCGTAGGAGGTGCTGGTGACCGTGCCGGTCGCGCTGACCTCGCCGGGCGCGGCGGGCTGGGACAGGTCGGTGCCGATGCGGATCTTCTCCGGCCGGATGCTGAACACGCCACGGGTGCCGAGCACGGCTTCGGCGCCGTCGCCGGAGAGCAGGTTCGACGTGCCGACGAACCCGGCGACGAACGCGGTGGCCGGCTTCTCGTACACCTCGCTGGGCGTGCCGACCTGTTCGATGCCGCCGGTGTTGAACACCGCGATCCGGTCGCTCATCGTCAGCGCCTCGTCCTGGTCGTGGGTGACGAAGATGAACGTGATGCCGACCTCGCGCTGGATCTGCTTCAGCTCGCTCTGCATGGCGTGCCGCAGCTTCAGGTCCAGTGCGCCGAGCGGTTCGTCGAGCAGCAGCACCTTGGGCCGGTTGACCAGAGCGCGGGCCAGCGCGACGCGCTGTCGCTGACCGCCGGACAGTTGCGTGGGTTTGCGGCTTTCGAACCCTTCCAGGTGAACGGTCCGCAGTGCCTCGAGGGCGCGTTCGCGGCGCTGCGCGCGCGGCACCTTCTTGACCCGCAGGCCGTATTCCACGTTCTGCTGCACGGTCATGTGCGGGAACAGCGCGTAGTCCTGGAACACCGTGTTCACGTCGCGCGCGAACGGGGCCAGCCGTGTGACGTCGCGGCCGGCCAGTTCGACCGTGCCGGACGTGGGCAGTTCGAACCCGGCGATCATGCGCAGCACGGTGGTCTTGCCGGAACCGGACGGTCCGAGCATCGAGAAGAACTCGCCCTGCGCGATGTCCAGGTCGACGCCTTCCACGGCCACCACGGAGCCGAACTCCTTGCGCAGGCCGCGCAGGCGGATCGCGCTGGTGGCCGTCGTGCGGACGGCGGTCTTCTCGGCGGTCAGGGAAGGTGCTTGGTTGGGCGACATAGTCCTCACCACGCCGTCATGACGTGCTTGATCCGGGTGTAGTCCTCGAGCCCGTACAGCGAGAGGTCCTTGCCGTAACCGGACTTCTTGAACCCGCCGTGCGGCATCTCGGCCACCAGCGGGATGTGGGTGTTGATCCAGACGCAGCCGAAGTCGAGCTTCGCGGACAGGCGCATCGCGCGCCGGTGGTCGGCGGTCCACAGCGACGACGCGAGCCCGTACTCGACGCCGTTGGCGGCGGCCAGCGCCTCGTCCTCGCCGCCGAACCGCTGCACCGTGATGACCGGGCCGAACACCTCGTTCTGCGAGATCTCGTCGTCCTGCCGGACGCCGGAGATCACCGTCGGCTCGAAGAAGTAGCCTTCGTCGCGGGCCGGTTTCCCTCCGGTGTGGACGGTCGCGTGCGCGGGCAGCCGCTCGATGAACCCGGCGACCTTGGCGAGGTGGCCGGCGCTGTTGAGCGGGCCGTAGAGCACGTCGGGGTCGTCGGGCAGGCCGGTCCTGGTCGCCTCGGCGTGCCGGGTCAGCGCGGCGACGAACTCGTCGTGGACGTCGTCGTGCACCAGGACGCGGGTGGCGGCGGTGCAGTCCTGGCCGGCGTTGAAGAACCCGGCCATGGCGATGGTTTCGGCCGCGTTCTCGAGGTCGGCGTCGTCGAAGACGAGCACCGGGGCCTTGCCGCCGAGTTCCAGGTGCACCCGCTTGAGGTCGGTGGCAGCGGCGCCGGCCACCTCGATGCCGGCGCGGACCGAGCCGGTGATCGACACCATCGCCGGGATCTCGTGCTCGACCAGCGCCCGGCCGGTGTTCCGGTCCCCGCAGACCACGTTGAGCACGCCGGGCGGCAGGAACTCCGCGGCGATCTCGGCGAGCAGCACCGTGGACGCCGGGGTGGTGTCGGACGGCTTGAGCACCACCGTATTGCCCGCCGCGAGTGCGGGCGCGATCTTCCAGATCGCCATCAGCAGCGGGTAGTTCCACGGCGTCACCTGCGCGCAGACGCCGATCGGTTCGCGCCGGACGTAGGAGGTGTGGCCGGTCAGGTACTCGCCCGCGGACCGGCCCTCCAGTGCGCGGGCGGCCCCGGCGAAGAACCGGAGCTGGTCGACGATCGCCGGGATCTCTTCGGTCGTGGTGACGGCGAGCGGCTTGCCGGTGTTGGCCGACTCGACGCGCACGATCTCGTCGGCCCGCCGCTCGACCGCGTCGGCGATCTTGAGCAGCGCGACCTGGCGCGTGCCGGGGGTGGTCTCCCGCCAGTCCTCGAACGCCCGGGCCGCGGCACGCAGTGCGCGGTCCACGTCCTGGGCGCTGCCGACCGGGGCGGTGCAGTACGGCCGTCCGGTGACCGGATCGATGATCTCGGCGACGGCTCCGTCAGCGGAATCCGCGGGTTCGCCGTCGATGAAGTGCTTCAGCTGGTGCACGGGCAGGCTCCTGGCTCGGCGGGGGGCGGTGCGGGTTGGTACCCCGATGGCCGGAAAACATATAAGACCATATTTCATAGGACAAGGTCTTCAGGCAGGATTGTTGCGGCGCTACCCGAAAGAAGGAGGCCGATGCGCAGGCCGTTGACATCCCCCAGCGCGCGATCAGTGCTGTTCGCGCCCCTGGACCAGACCGGGCGGGCCGAGCTCGTCGCCCGGCGCCTGGTGGACGCGATCACGCTGGGTGTCCTCGCCGACCAGGAGCAACTCCCGAGCGAGGCGGAGCTGGCCGAGCAGTTCGGGGTGTCGACCGTGACCGTGCGGGAGGCACTGGTGGCGCTGCGGCAGCAGGGTCTCGTGCAGACCAAGCGGGGTCGCGGCGGCGGCAGTTTCGTCTGCGCACCCCCCGAGGAGAACGACGAGACCTGGCGCGCGCGGCTGCGCGAGGTCTCGCTGAGCGAGCTGCGCGACATCGGCGACGACTACGTGGCCATCGCCGGCGCGGCCGCCCGGCTGGCCGCGGAACGCAGCTCGGCCGAGGACATCGCCCGCCTCCAGCTCGCAGCCGAGGACCTCGACGGCGCGGTCGGTACCGCGGCTGCCCGCGCCGAGCGGCAGTTCCACCTGGAGGTCGCCGCCGCGTCCCAGTCCCCCCGGCTCACCCACCAGGAGATCCGGTTGCAGAGCGAACAGGGCGCTCTGCTGTGGCTGCCGCTCGGCCACCACGATCCGGTGACGGCGTGCACCGAGCACCGGGCCAT
The sequence above is a segment of the Amycolatopsis viridis genome. Coding sequences within it:
- a CDS encoding ABC transporter ATP-binding protein → MSPNQAPSLTAEKTAVRTTATSAIRLRGLRKEFGSVVAVEGVDLDIAQGEFFSMLGPSGSGKTTVLRMIAGFELPTSGTVELAGRDVTRLAPFARDVNTVFQDYALFPHMTVQQNVEYGLRVKKVPRAQRRERALEALRTVHLEGFESRKPTQLSGGQRQRVALARALVNRPKVLLLDEPLGALDLKLRHAMQSELKQIQREVGITFIFVTHDQDEALTMSDRIAVFNTGGIEQVGTPSEVYEKPATAFVAGFVGTSNLLSGDGAEAVLGTRGVFSIRPEKIRIGTDLSQPAAPGEVSATGTVTSTSYAGATVRYVVALDVGGQLSVVRQNAGAPLDLADNRVRLSWRQEHNFRINDQ
- a CDS encoding gamma-aminobutyraldehyde dehydrogenase encodes the protein MHQLKHFIDGEPADSADGAVAEIIDPVTGRPYCTAPVGSAQDVDRALRAAARAFEDWRETTPGTRQVALLKIADAVERRADEIVRVESANTGKPLAVTTTEEIPAIVDQLRFFAGAARALEGRSAGEYLTGHTSYVRREPIGVCAQVTPWNYPLLMAIWKIAPALAAGNTVVLKPSDTTPASTVLLAEIAAEFLPPGVLNVVCGDRNTGRALVEHEIPAMVSITGSVRAGIEVAGAAATDLKRVHLELGGKAPVLVFDDADLENAAETIAMAGFFNAGQDCTAATRVLVHDDVHDEFVAALTRHAEATRTGLPDDPDVLYGPLNSAGHLAKVAGFIERLPAHATVHTGGKPARDEGYFFEPTVISGVRQDDEISQNEVFGPVITVQRFGGEDEALAAANGVEYGLASSLWTADHRRAMRLSAKLDFGCVWINTHIPLVAEMPHGGFKKSGYGKDLSLYGLEDYTRIKHVMTAW
- a CDS encoding FadR/GntR family transcriptional regulator, translated to MRRPLTSPSARSVLFAPLDQTGRAELVARRLVDAITLGVLADQEQLPSEAELAEQFGVSTVTVREALVALRQQGLVQTKRGRGGGSFVCAPPEENDETWRARLREVSLSELRDIGDDYVAIAGAAARLAAERSSAEDIARLQLAAEDLDGAVGTAAARAERQFHLEVAAASQSPRLTHQEIRLQSEQGALLWLPLGHHDPVTACTEHRAIALAIAQADGDRARILTEQHILDTIDRLGEVHLDLLGS